GTGTGTAGTATTGGTGAAGCATTGAGTTCATATAGCCCTTTTAATGAAGAGTTAGAAGAAGATTTTGATGAAAAAAGTTTTGATAGTAATATAAAATTATCAAAAAAACAAGAAGAAGCATTTATATTTTTAAAAGAGAAAAAGCAAGCTTTACTTTTTGCAAATACAGGAAGTGGTAAAACAGAAGTTTATATAAAAACTATTGAAAAACACTTAAATGAACAAAAACAAGCAGTTTTATTAATGCCTGAAATATCTTTAACTCCACAAATGCAAAAAAGACTTGAAAAGGTTTTTCATACAAGTGTTGCAATATGGCATTCAAAAGTTACAAAAAAAAAGAAAAAAGAGATAATTCAAGCTTTATTAAGTGGAAAAATTAGGCTAATAGCAGGAGCTAGATCATCTCTTTTTTTACCCTTTAAAAATTTAGGTGTGATTGTAGTTGATGAAGAGCATGATGAGTCTTATAAAAGTGATTCTAAACCAAGATTTCAAACTAAAGATTTAGCAATATATTTATCAAAAAAGTATGATATTCAACTTATTTTAGGAAGTGCAACGCCCTCAGCTTCTTCTTTTAATAAAATTCCTTATTATAGATTAAAAGAGACTTTTTTTGAAACAAAAAGAGCAATAGAGTTTGATGATAGTGATGCAAATTTATCCCCTAAAACCATACAAAAAATAAATAAAACTCTACAAGAGAATAAACAAGTTATAGTTTTCTTACCAACAAGAGCAAATTTTAAATATCAAATTTGTACAAGTTGTGGTAAATCTGTTGAGTGTCCATATTGTTCTGTCTCTATGAGTTTACACAAAAACGATTTAGCATTAAAATGTCACTATTGTGGATATGCTCAACAAATTCCACAAACTTGTCCCTCATGCAATACAGGTATAATTCATAATCTAAGAGTTGGAACTGCACAAATTGAAGAAGAATTAAATAATCTTTTTCCAAATAAAGTTATAAAAAGATTTGATAGAGATGAGATAAAAACAGACACAAAATTAAAAGCTGTTTTAAATGATTTTAATAACAATAAAATCGATATTTTAGTTGGAACACAAATGCTTTCAAAAGGACATGACTATCATAATGTAAAACTAGCAGTAGTTTTAGGAATTGATTCTGTTTTAAATATGAATTCATACAAAGCAAGAGAAAAAGCATTATCTTTACTTATTCAAATAGCAGGAAGAAGTGGGAGAAAAGGTGAGGGTGAAGTTATTGTTCAAACAAAAAATCAAGAGTTTTTTGAATATTTTTTTACTCAAGCAGATTATAAAGAGTTTTTAGAAGAAGAGTTAGAATTTAGAGAAGAATTGTATCCTCCATATGTAAAAATGGCAAGGATTTTATTTGCCCATGCAAATGGCTTAAAAGTGAAAGATGAACTTGACAAGTATGTTAATATTTTAAAACAAAACAACTCTATTGAAGTTGTTGGTTTTGGTCAGTGTGCAATTTTTAAATTGGCTAACAAATATAGATATGAAGTTATAATTCGTTCTAAAAGTATAAAAGCTATTTTAACAGCACTTCATGGTATAAATTCAACTATGGCAACAATAGACATGGATACAAACTACTAATACTTTTAAAGTTATCTTAGTAAACTTTATAGTATAATCCACAAAATTTAAGGAGAATAAATGGCTTACACTAAAGATGATTTTAAACAACTAGTAACGGATATTCAATCTCAAAGTTGGTACAAAAACCCTATTGGTTTTGGTATTGCAAGAGTTGATAGAGGTCAATTAAATAAAGAAAAAATATTACAAGCGACTTTTCCTATTGTAAATTGGGAAGAAAATTTTGGAAGTGCAGCAATTTTATTAAATGCTTTAAAAGAAAGTGGAGTAGAAATTGATACTTCAAAATCAGAATTAGTTTGTGAAATAAATGATAAGTTTTTAGAAAAATGTATAGAGTCTTTTAGACCATATATTCCAGAAGCAAAGGGTGATGAACATAAAAATGTACAAGTTATATCTACACTTGCTTCTTTACCAATTGATAGTGGATTAACATCAGAAAATTTCAAAGTTGTATTTTTATTTGAAGATGATGCTCCTCAAAGTGCAGAAACAGTTTATTTAAAACTTTATGCTTTATCTTTAGGAAAAGCAAAACTAAGAAGCTTAAATTTAAATGGTGCATTTGGTAAGCTTGAAAACTGCGCATGGATTGGAAATCAACCTATTGAGTTAGATTGGTTAAGACAAAATGAAATAACACTTAAATTATCAGGTAAATATCCTACTATTGATATGATAGATAAGTTCCCAAGATTTTTAGGACATGTAATTCCTGCTGATAATACTAGAATATTAGAGAGTTCAAAAGTGCGATTTGGTGCACAACTAGCAGCTGGAACAACAGTTATGCCAGGTGCTTCATATATTAACTTTAATGCAGGTACTGAGGGTGCTGTTATGGTTGAGGGTAGAATATCTTCAAGTGCAAAAGTAGGTGCTGGTTCAGATGTTGGAGGAGGAGCTTCAATTCTTGGTGTTCTTTCTGGAACAGATGGAGTTCCTGTTACTATAGGAGAAAATACTTTACTTGGAGCTAACTCTTGCACAGGTACAGCAATTGGTGATAGTTGTATTTTAGATGCAGGTGTTACAATTTTACCTGGAACAAAAATTTCACTTTCAGAAAAAGCTGTTGAACAATTAAAAGAGATAAATCCAAATAAAGAGATTAAAACAGTTATGAAAGGAATGGATTTCCTAGGTGTAAATGGAGTACATTTTAGAGTTAATTCTACTACTGGGCAAACAGTTGCTATGAGAAGTACAAGAGAAGTAAAACTAAACAAAGACTTACACTAATAAGAAGAGCTTTTGCTCTTCTTAAATAAAAAAGAGACAAATTGAAAATAGGTGATATACTTTTTTGGCTAGTTTTAGCTATTATTGCAACTTTTTATTTATTAAAGGGTAATAATATGCATAAACAAATAGAAGATAAAAAGTTACAAAAAATAGAACAAAAACAACAAAAAGACTAACCATCATATAAATAGTTTAGTTATATAATTAAATAAAAGGTTATATAATGAAACTAAAAAATATACTACTAATTTTTACTTTCTTACTTTTACTTACTTCTTGTTCTTCTAAAAATAATAGTTTAGAATATTCAAATAATAGTTTAGTTTTTGTTACAAAAAGCTATATGAAAAAACAAGAAGGGTATGATTGGATAAGTGTTAAATTTGAAAAACTTGATAAAAATCAAGCAAGAGTAATTATACGTTCACGAGCTGATAAAAAGAAACCTAGATGTACCTTTGATGGAATTGCTTATAAAAAAAGCAATAACAAATACATTTCATATACTGCAAATGCAAATATAGTTTTTATAATTAAAAACAACAAATTAAATATAACAACAGAAAAAAACAGTAATGAAAATAGTCTATATTTTTATTGTAGTGGTGGAGCTACATTAAAAGCAGAATATATAAAATATAATAAAAAACTTGATTTGGCGCAAATTGATAATACACAGTATCAAAAAAGCTTTTTTAGCAAAAAAGTTAGTTTTTTTGTAACTCAAAAAGATAATATTTTAAAAATTCAAACTACTGGTTTAAAATATTCAAAAGAACCATTTATACATAAAACTAAGGCTAAAGTTTTTCATAGTGAAGTAGCAGATATAAATGAAGATGGCAATATAGAAATTTACATCTATTTAAAGGATAAAAAGCAAGCAAGTGTAATTGCTTATAGTGTAAACAATTATTTATCAGCAACACCTATTTATATCTCTGATTTAAAATATAATAAAGAGGCATTTAAAGGTTATACTGGTTTAGATAGCTTTAAAATATCAAATAATAAATTAGTAAGAACTTTTCCTTTAGAAAATGGAAAAACAAAGAAGATAGAATACAAATTAATTGCAGGTGAAGCGACTTGGCAATTAAAAATTGACAAAATTGAAATATATTGATTTTAAGATTTTCTAGTAAAAATAGCTTAGTTTTATTGAAATGTTATTTTTTTTTGATATAGTTTTAGCTTTAAACAAATAAAAGGAGAAGTCAATATGGCTATAGAAAACAATCAAGTAGTGTCAATCACTTATGAATTAAAAATTAATGGGGAAGTAGTTGATAGTAACATTGACAAAGATCCTTTAGAGTTTACTTTTGGTACTGGACAGTTAATTCCAGGTTTAGAATCAAGAATGATTGAAATGAATGAAGGTGACAAAGAAGAGATTGCAGTTCCAGCAGCTGAAGCTTATGGTGAGTATAATGAAGAAGCAAAACAAACTTTACCAAAAGAGCAGTTTGAAGGAATTGAATTAAGCGTTGGAATGCCTTTACAAGGTCAAGGGCAAGATGGACAACCAATTCAAGTTGTAGTTGAAGAAATCAAAGAAAATGAAGTAGTAGTTGATTTTAATCACCCATTAGCTGGAAAAGACTTAAACTTTTCAATTACAGTTAACTCAATTGTATAATTTAATGAAGTAAGTTTACTTACTTCATTTGATTTTTATAAAAACTTTAACAATTTTAGGCTAAATTACACTCATGAAAAATAAATATAATATCGGTGGACAAATATGGGTTCAAAAAGATAGTGGAAACTTTATGGGGCCTGGTAGAATTAATCTTTTAGAAAAACTTATTGAAAATAACAATCTAAAAGTTGCTGCAAAAGAAGCAAATATTGATTATGATATAGCATTGAAAAATATTATTTCAATTAATAAAATCGCAAATAAACCTTTGGCTATTCAAAATAAAGAAAATGAAAATATCTATACAATAACAAATTATGGTAAAAAAATCATACATTCATATAAAACTTTGAAAAAAGAACATGATGAATTTTTAAAAGTAATAAATAAAAAGTTTACAAAAGAGTTATTAGATTCTAAATAAGTCTTTTGGATTTACATGATATGAATTTTTTGTTGCTTGAAAGTTTAATGTATCACTTACTCTTCCAATTACATAACCTTTTTTAATCCATTTACCAACTTTTAGTGTTGGAGCTATTTCATCAAGATGAGAATAAATAGTATGCAAGCCATTACTATGTTGTACTATTACAACATTCTCAAGCATACCTGCATTTCTCTTTGCATAAACAATTTTTCCATTAAATATAGAGTAAACTTTTGCTTTTGGTCTATTTGTTTTTAATATAACTGATTCATTAAATAATTTTATTTTATATACTGGATCATAATATTTCCCAAACTTTTTTATGACTTTAAAGCTTTTTAATGGTGAAATGGTTTTTTTACCTCTATATCTTGATATTTTAACACCTCTTGTTGAAGAACCAATCATTCTAACATCCAAGTCAATATCTTGTGCATATCTTTTTTGAACTTCACTTTTGGTATTACTTTTACCTTTTCTTTGCTTTTCTCTTTTCTTTTTTAATGCAAGTAATCTTTTTCTTTCTCTTTCTCTTCTTGCTCTTTCTTTTTTTAACTCTTTAGATTTTAAGATATTTAATTGGCTTAGTAAAGATGACAACTCTTGTTGTTTTCTTATTACACTTTTTAACTCTTTTTGATATGTTTCATGTTTATTTTCAAGTGATTTTATAGATTTTGAATGTTCATTTATAAGTTTATTTAACTCTACTTTTTTCTTAGTTCTTTTTTGAATATAATCTTTGATAGTATCGATTTTCTTTTCATTCTCTTTTTTGTTTAAAGTTATTGTTTCATAGTTATTATTTAATTTTAAAATTTGATCTTTAGAATGCTCTGAAAGTAAAGTATAAATTTCGTTATCTATTAACTCTTTTTCTGAACTTTCCTTTGCTAATTTTATTGCAATTGATGAAGTGAAGTTTTCAATAATTGTATCAACAATTTGTTCTTCATTTGTTTTTTTCTTTTCTATTAAATTTTTTGATTTTTTTTGAAGTTTATTTAAATTGTTTTTTGAATTTTCAAGTAAATTTTGATGCTTTTTTATATCATTATTAACATTAATTATTTGTTTTTCAAGAGTTGTTAATTCACTATTTTGCAATTTAATTTGTTTTGCTAAAAGTTTAATTTTTAAAGTTGTTTTCATTTTTCTTGATTTACTTTTATCAAGTATTGATTTATTGTTTTCAATCTTTTTTTCAATACTTTTACTTGAAGCATTTAAGAAATTAAAAATTAGAGTAATAGCTAATATTATTTTAATCATTTTTAATCTTATATTTTATTAATACACCAAATATTGTTAAAATAGAAATACCAAGAGATAAAAAGAATAGTTTAACTAATTCACTACTTAATGATATCTCAACATCTACTATTTCGCTTAATTCTTGAGGAAAAATTAAAATTAAATTATTAACTAGAAATGTAAATAATCCTGCAACTAAGAAAAATGCAATAAATGCACTTAAAATAGCATATTTTATTATTGTAGAAGAGCTATACAAAATAGACGCACCATGTAGTTGCAGTATGGCAATTTTTTCTTGATGTTCATAAAACCAAATTTGAATTTGTTTTGCTAGTATTAAAATTGAAAAGATTAAAATAACAACAAAAAGAACTAAACTTATTTCATTTATAAGTAATAGCAGCAAAAAGACTTGGTTATGGTTTTTTGAAAAAATTTCAACTTTTCTTATATTTTTATTCTTATAAAGTTCATCTTTTATATTATTTAATTCAGTTGTTGTGGGGAACTCTTCTAAATGAATTTTATAAAAATTTGGTAATTTTTGTCTTAATAGCTTAATAGATGTATCTGATAAGTTTGATTTGATATCATCGATAATCTCTTCTTTTTTTAATGTAACAATTCTATTTACGTTTATATTTGAAAGCTTATTTATATTCTCTTTTATTAAAGGGGTATTAGTTATTACAACTATTGAGTAATCATTTGATATTTTTTTCTTATATTGATTTACTGTATTTTGTGCAAACAAATATAAGGTAAATGTTATTAACATTGCACTAAGAGGTATAACAAATGCAAGAATATTTTTAAGAAACTTCATATATTATCCCATCTTCAATTGATAATTGCCTAAATCTAATTCCAAAATTCTTAGGAACCCTATGTGTTACAACTACGACAGTTATTCCTAATTGTTCATTTGCACCTTTTAATAAGTTCCATACAACTTCAGCAGAATAGTCATCTAGGTTTCCTGTTGGTTCATCTGCAATGATTAGCTTTGGATTATGTGCTAATGCTCTAGCAACTGCTACTCTTTGTTGTTCTCCCCCACTTAATTCATTTGGATAATATCCTGCTCTATGACCAAGCTTAACGTGATGTAAAAGTTTTGTTGCTTGATCTCTTGATATTTCATTTGAGTAACCATTTATCTTAAGGGGAATCATTATGTTTTCTTCAATTGTCCACTCATGTATAAGTTTATAATCTTGAAAAATTATTCCTATATCTCTTCTTACTTTTCTTAGCATTTTTGCAGATATATTATACATCTCCTGTCCATCAATATTTAAACTACCATGTTTTAAGCCGATATCTCCATAAAATGATTTCAAAAGTGTAGATTTTCCACTACCACTTGTTCCACCAATAAAAATAAACTCTTTACTATTAATTGCAAAGTTTCCTTTTTTTATAATAAATTTATTTTCATCATATGCTAAGTAGATATTTTTTGCTTTTATCATTATTTTAAAATCTCTTTCAATCTTTCATGGGCTTTAATATTTGAACTTGTAGGAAGAGGCGAACCTTGATAATATGAAGCCTTATTATTTTCTACATATATATATTTACTAAGTGGTCTATTAAAACTTCCGAATGTAACTTCTATTAATCCAGAGTTTGGTTCATCTAATAAAAATAAGTCTTCAATATGAATAAAAAAGTTTTCATCAAGCATAGGTTTATTTGAAATGATATCTTTAAACTTTTCAAGGTTTATTTTCCCAAAAGAGAAATCATATTTTAAATCAATATCTTCATCTTCTCTTTGGCATTGCAAAACAACATCATAGATATTTTTACCTTGTTTTTTCCATCTATCTTCATATTTGCTAGAAACTTCTAAGTCTTTATTTATGTCAATTGTAATTTTTCCGCTATTTAAATTTGTTAAAAGCTCAACACAATAATCGAAATATTTTCTACTATCTGATCTTAATTCAAGTGTTCCTTTTGGCATTAGTACTCTTAATGCTTCATCTATAAACTCATTTGAATAGATTCTTCTATGAGGTTTTTTATCCCATGGTACTGGAAAGTGTACAAATATTTTGCCAACTTTATTTGAATCTATAAATTCCATAAAAAGTCTTGCATCATAATTTACAACTAAAACATTATCAATTTCTTGAATTTTTAACTGTTTTAAAAGTTGTTCTATTGAGGGTGTATGAATTTCTAATCCAATAAATTGAACATTAGGGTTCTTTTTTGCTTGATAAAGTAAGTGTCTTCCACTTCCAAACCCAATTTCTATTTGAATTTCTTTATTAGTTTTAAAATCATCAACAAAATATTGTATATCTTTTAAGTACTCTTTTTTAGGCTCTATTTTTTGATTAAAACTGTTTGTATTTGAAAAAACAATATTTGCACCAATCTCTTCTACATATGCATTTAATGCATCTTTTACTAAAGTAACAGGAGTAACTCTAGTTACTTTATCTGCTTTTAGCATTCTATTGTCATTTTTATCTTTTAACGTTAATAAAAAATCTTTACTTTCATAACTTACACCAATTTTATACTCTACTCTTCTATCTTCTTTAGTAAAGTTATATGATTTTGCACAAAACTTAAAATCAACACCATTTTTTTCAAATGGTGTTTTTATATTTTTTTCATTATTAAAAACTATATGAGGCATTGATTATTTTAACTCTCTTAATTTAGGTAATATTAGTTGTGTTGTATCTGTTTTTTCAGATGCAATCCCAAACTCATCAACAGACTGAATTGAATAGCTATACTCAACACCTCTTACGATATCTTTATCTTCATATCTTAATGCTTTTATTCCAGATATTTTAATAGTCTTTTTATTGAACATACCATCTTTTACTGTTTTATAGACATTGAAGCTAACTGTTCTTTTATCAGCACTTTGCCAATTTAAAATCGCTTTTTCACCTTGAATTTGTGCTAATGTCATAATTGGTTTATTTACTTTATTTAAAGTAGAACCCATTACTGCATTTACATTTAAACTACTTTCTAAACCATCTTTATCAGTTGCAGTAATTTTGTAAAAAAAGATTTTTCCATCTTCATTAATAAAATCTTCATAATCTAATGTTTTACTATTAACACTTTTTAAATAAGAAAACCCACTAGTGGCACTTGAACTTCTATAAATATTATATCTTACAATATCAGAAGATTCAGATGCATTCCAATTTAATACTATTTTTCTTGGTCTATTTGTTGAAGCTTTTAATGTATAAATTCCAGCTGGTAAAGCCTTTGTTTGTGCTTTTACTATTTGACTTGGTTTTGTTGGAATATCATCAAAAGTATATGCAGTTACCCTATAATTGTAAACTACACTATCTTTTAAATCTTCATCAATATATTCAGCTTGAAGTCTTCCTTTTACATCATCTAGTTCTTTCCATTTAGGAGTTTGAGGAGAGCTTCTTTCAACTTTATAGTATGCAACTCTTTCATTCCCATGAGGTCTCCAAATTAATTTAATTTGTCTTGGAAGATTAGAAATAGCTTGAATAAAGCTAATTCCCTCTGGTAAGTCTAATGTTGAAACTATATAGTCTTTTGTAGTTTTTGATTCAACATCATTTTTTGTTGCACTAGATATTTTATAAACATATTTTGTATTTGGTTCAACATTTGTATCTAAATAGTGAGTTATATATTTGTTTTCAATAGTATCAATAAGTTTTAGTTTTGTTCCATCTTTTTGTAAATTTGCTCTATAAAAATTATAACCTGTAACTCTTGTATCATCAACTTTTTTCCACTCAAATGCAATCGCATTAATATCACTTATAGATCTAATAGAATTAGAATCCACTATTTCAAGTGTTTCATCAATTTTTGGTTTTTTAGCTGACATTAAGTCACCTTTGTAACTACAACCACTAACTAAAAGAATCAAAGCAAGTGATGATGTGATTTTCATCAAGTTTTTCATCAATATTCTCCATTTTAAAATTATTCTGTAAAAATTGTTCTATATCATCGGGTAAATCTGCCTTAAAGCTCATTTTTTCGTTTGTTATAGGATGATAAAGATATAAACTATAAGCGTGCAGATAAAATCTATTTATTTTATTTAATTCGCCCTTAAACCCATATAAATTATCCCCTAGAATATGCCTACTTATCGAACTTATATGAACTCTTATTTGATGAGTTCTTCCTGTGAAAAGTTTTGCAGCAATTAATTCATATTTTTCATTTTTACTCAAAGCAATTTTTGCAAATGCAGATTTTGCATATTTACCATCTTCAACAATTGCCATTTTCAATCTATTATTGGGATTTCTTGCAATTGGTTTTTCCATAATCATATTCTCTTTTAATGGTAAATCTATAATTGCTAGATAGTACCTACCCATTGATTTATCTTCTAGTTGCTTTGCTAATTTTGCATGTGCTTCATTTGATTTAGCAACAACCATAACACCACTGGTTCCTTTATCTAGTCTATGTACAATTCCATGTCTTTGCTCTCCACTTATTGTTGAAAGAGATATATCTTTTAATTTTAACCAATCAACTAAAGTGGCATCTTTTACACTTGGTGCATCATGTACAGTTAAGTTATAAGGTTTATTTAAAACTAATATATGCTCATCTTCATAGATAACTTTTATCTCTTTGCCTTTTAAAGATTCTATTATAAAATCTTTATCTTTGATTTTAGAAATTTCTGCTTTTGGAAAATTTACACTAACTTTTTGATTCTCTTTTAGCTTTAATCCTGTTTTTTTTGATTCTTTTTCATCAACTTTAACAAAGCCCTTTTTTATAAGCTGTTCTATTTGATTTCTAGATGCATCTATATGCATTGAAAGAAACTTATCTAGTCTATTTGGGCTGTAAACAATAAAATTTTTATCCATATTTTGCTACTCTTTCATTATGCGTTTATTTGATAAGAGAATTGTATCTCATTTTGATTATTTATTAATAATTTTTATTTTACCATTAATACTATTATCATACCATTTGATAAGTGAAACTAATGAAACATTAGCCAATAAACAATTGGTATATTTTTCTTTGTCTTTACTATTTTTTATTGGTGTATTTTTACTTCCAATTAGAAAACACATAAGGTTAATGCCATTATTTTATTGGATAGGTATTGCACTTTTGCTCTCAGTTGAGTTTTGGGGAGAAAGTAGGCTTGGTGCTAAAAGATGGATTAGTATTCCATTTTTAGAAACCACAATTCAACCCTCAGAAGTTATAAAACCTGTATTTATTTTAATGATTGGTTATTTGGTTCACAATAGGCCACCTCCAAGAGATGGATATGGAATCAAAGATTTTATTTATTTTTCATTCTATATTCTTTTGCCTTTTATTTTAATTGCAAAAGAGCCAGATTTAGGAACAGCACTTGTTTTACTTTTAGTTGGTTATGGAATTTTATTTGTAATTGGTGTAAATTGGAGAATTTGGGCAACTATTATGTTTATAGTTGCAGTTAGTGCACCCTTTGCATATACATATTTAATTAAAGATTATCAAAAGAAAAGAATAATAGATTTTGTTTCTGAAAAGCCAAGTTACCATGTACAACAATCTATAATAGCAATAGGTTCTGGAGGTTTAAACGGTAAAGATAGTGATGAAGCTACTCAAACACAATTAAAGTTTCTACCCATAGCCACAAGTGATTTTATTTTTGCTTTTTTTGTTGAAAGATATGGTTTCCTAGGTGCAGTTTTACTGATAGTAATTTATACTTTATTGATTTATCACTTGCTTTTAATGAACTCCTACTTTAAAGATGATTTTATAATTAGAGCCTTTGCTTCAGGAGTTGGTTTATTGATATTTTTTAATATGAGTGTAAATATACTTATGGTTATAGGTTTTGCTCCAGTTGTTGGACTTCCTTTACCACTTTTTTCATATGGTGGAAGTTCCTTTATAAATTTTATTGTATTAATTGCAATATTAGAAAATTTACTTGCATTTAGATTTATGGATATGTACGATTTTGAGAGAAAATTGTAATAAAAGATATACTAACTTTCTTAGTAAAGTAACTATTTAATTCTAGTTACTTTACTTTTAATATAATCTATAATGAACATATATTCTTATTTTTGTAACCTCTTTAGGACGTGGATAATCTTTATATGCAATTTTTATTGTATCTATACTATTCTCATCCAAGGCTGTATAACTAGAAGAGTTTATAACTTTTAATCCTTTTATATCACCATTTGGGTATAAAAAGAATTCAACAACATTCACTCCTTGTTGTTTTGTCCTTATTGCAATTCTTGGATAACCTTTAGAACTTAAATATTTTTGTGTAATTCTTCCAATA
The window above is part of the Malaciobacter marinus genome. Proteins encoded here:
- a CDS encoding primosomal protein N'; its protein translation is MNYYELAILKSPLTPLTYQSENEIEIGKKVLVKLARMKKLCEAVVLKKVEKPTFKCVDIQELTQEYYNLQMLETSKFISTYYVCSIGEALSSYSPFNEELEEDFDEKSFDSNIKLSKKQEEAFIFLKEKKQALLFANTGSGKTEVYIKTIEKHLNEQKQAVLLMPEISLTPQMQKRLEKVFHTSVAIWHSKVTKKKKKEIIQALLSGKIRLIAGARSSLFLPFKNLGVIVVDEEHDESYKSDSKPRFQTKDLAIYLSKKYDIQLILGSATPSASSFNKIPYYRLKETFFETKRAIEFDDSDANLSPKTIQKINKTLQENKQVIVFLPTRANFKYQICTSCGKSVECPYCSVSMSLHKNDLALKCHYCGYAQQIPQTCPSCNTGIIHNLRVGTAQIEEELNNLFPNKVIKRFDRDEIKTDTKLKAVLNDFNNNKIDILVGTQMLSKGHDYHNVKLAVVLGIDSVLNMNSYKAREKALSLLIQIAGRSGRKGEGEVIVQTKNQEFFEYFFTQADYKEFLEEELEFREELYPPYVKMARILFAHANGLKVKDELDKYVNILKQNNSIEVVGFGQCAIFKLANKYRYEVIIRSKSIKAILTALHGINSTMATIDMDTNY
- a CDS encoding tetrahydrodipicolinate N-succinyltransferase N-terminal domain-containing protein, whose amino-acid sequence is MAYTKDDFKQLVTDIQSQSWYKNPIGFGIARVDRGQLNKEKILQATFPIVNWEENFGSAAILLNALKESGVEIDTSKSELVCEINDKFLEKCIESFRPYIPEAKGDEHKNVQVISTLASLPIDSGLTSENFKVVFLFEDDAPQSAETVYLKLYALSLGKAKLRSLNLNGAFGKLENCAWIGNQPIELDWLRQNEITLKLSGKYPTIDMIDKFPRFLGHVIPADNTRILESSKVRFGAQLAAGTTVMPGASYINFNAGTEGAVMVEGRISSSAKVGAGSDVGGGASILGVLSGTDGVPVTIGENTLLGANSCTGTAIGDSCILDAGVTILPGTKISLSEKAVEQLKEINPNKEIKTVMKGMDFLGVNGVHFRVNSTTGQTVAMRSTREVKLNKDLH
- a CDS encoding spore cortex biosynthesis protein YabQ, whose amino-acid sequence is MKIGDILFWLVLAIIATFYLLKGNNMHKQIEDKKLQKIEQKQQKD
- a CDS encoding FKBP-type peptidyl-prolyl cis-trans isomerase; amino-acid sequence: MAIENNQVVSITYELKINGEVVDSNIDKDPLEFTFGTGQLIPGLESRMIEMNEGDKEEIAVPAAEAYGEYNEEAKQTLPKEQFEGIELSVGMPLQGQGQDGQPIQVVVEEIKENEVVVDFNHPLAGKDLNFSITVNSIV
- a CDS encoding winged helix-turn-helix domain-containing protein; its protein translation is MKNKYNIGGQIWVQKDSGNFMGPGRINLLEKLIENNNLKVAAKEANIDYDIALKNIISINKIANKPLAIQNKENENIYTITNYGKKIIHSYKTLKKEHDEFLKVINKKFTKELLDSK
- a CDS encoding murein hydrolase activator EnvC family protein, yielding MIKIILAITLIFNFLNASSKSIEKKIENNKSILDKSKSRKMKTTLKIKLLAKQIKLQNSELTTLEKQIINVNNDIKKHQNLLENSKNNLNKLQKKSKNLIEKKKTNEEQIVDTIIENFTSSIAIKLAKESSEKELIDNEIYTLLSEHSKDQILKLNNNYETITLNKKENEKKIDTIKDYIQKRTKKKVELNKLINEHSKSIKSLENKHETYQKELKSVIRKQQELSSLLSQLNILKSKELKKERARRERERKRLLALKKKREKQRKGKSNTKSEVQKRYAQDIDLDVRMIGSSTRGVKISRYRGKKTISPLKSFKVIKKFGKYYDPVYKIKLFNESVILKTNRPKAKVYSIFNGKIVYAKRNAGMLENVVIVQHSNGLHTIYSHLDEIAPTLKVGKWIKKGYVIGRVSDTLNFQATKNSYHVNPKDLFRI
- a CDS encoding cell division protein FtsX yields the protein MKFLKNILAFVIPLSAMLITFTLYLFAQNTVNQYKKKISNDYSIVVITNTPLIKENINKLSNINVNRIVTLKKEEIIDDIKSNLSDTSIKLLRQKLPNFYKIHLEEFPTTTELNNIKDELYKNKNIRKVEIFSKNHNQVFLLLLLINEISLVLFVVILIFSILILAKQIQIWFYEHQEKIAILQLHGASILYSSSTIIKYAILSAFIAFFLVAGLFTFLVNNLILIFPQELSEIVDVEISLSSELVKLFFLSLGISILTIFGVLIKYKIKND
- a CDS encoding cell division ATP-binding protein FtsE, with translation MIKAKNIYLAYDENKFIIKKGNFAINSKEFIFIGGTSGSGKSTLLKSFYGDIGLKHGSLNIDGQEMYNISAKMLRKVRRDIGIIFQDYKLIHEWTIEENIMIPLKINGYSNEISRDQATKLLHHVKLGHRAGYYPNELSGGEQQRVAVARALAHNPKLIIADEPTGNLDDYSAEVVWNLLKGANEQLGITVVVVTHRVPKNFGIRFRQLSIEDGIIYEVS
- the trmB gene encoding tRNA (guanosine(46)-N7)-methyltransferase TrmB, which codes for MPHIVFNNEKNIKTPFEKNGVDFKFCAKSYNFTKEDRRVEYKIGVSYESKDFLLTLKDKNDNRMLKADKVTRVTPVTLVKDALNAYVEEIGANIVFSNTNSFNQKIEPKKEYLKDIQYFVDDFKTNKEIQIEIGFGSGRHLLYQAKKNPNVQFIGLEIHTPSIEQLLKQLKIQEIDNVLVVNYDARLFMEFIDSNKVGKIFVHFPVPWDKKPHRRIYSNEFIDEALRVLMPKGTLELRSDSRKYFDYCVELLTNLNSGKITIDINKDLEVSSKYEDRWKKQGKNIYDVVLQCQREDEDIDLKYDFSFGKINLEKFKDIISNKPMLDENFFIHIEDLFLLDEPNSGLIEVTFGSFNRPLSKYIYVENNKASYYQGSPLPTSSNIKAHERLKEILK